A genomic window from Haliaeetus albicilla chromosome 10, bHalAlb1.1, whole genome shotgun sequence includes:
- the SCNM1 gene encoding sodium channel modifier 1 isoform X2: MSFKREGDDPGQLGVLQKRRVADLLANYIPEDEALLLRSGRYACTVCAHRPIFDTLDVLTVHRAGKKHMGSLQRFYGRKRSLQDVAQKRQHEEEVQAEETGMQGSPAPLLARTRRIARNALLKAAPYSSCCRRTGVEGSSSRAGMTQTGLSAAPTLPSQKDGEAVDASPAALLLGHRNTPKAAPAQTQRGGKGKASSLALSQPEALSPERRQALERYLQLRSAGWIQDRSGKWVKDENAEFDSDEDEPPVLLPA; the protein is encoded by the exons ATGTCCTTCAAGCGGGAGGGGGACGACCCCGGTCAGCTGGGGGTGTTGCAG AAAAGACGCGTCGCGGACCTGTTGGCCAACTACATCCCTGAGGAtgaggcactgctgctgaggagCGGGAG GTACGCCTGCACGGTGTGTGCCCACCGCCCCATCTTTGACACGCTGGATGTGCTGACGGTCCACAGGGCTGGCAAGAAGCACATGGGCA gccTGCAGCGCTTCTACGGCAGGAAGCGCTCGCTCCAGGACGTGGCCCAGAAGCGGCAGCATGAGGAGgaggtgcaggcagaggagacagGCATGCAG ggctCCCCAGCACCTCTTCTGGCACGGACGAGGAGGATTGCCCGGAATGCTCTGCTGAAAGCAGCTCCCTACAGCAGCTGCTGCCGGAGGACGGG GGTGGAGGGAAGCAGCTCGCGAGCTGGCATGACCCAGACAGGGCTGAGTGCCGCCCCGACGCTGCCATCGCAGAAGGatggagaagctgtggatgccagccctgcagccctgctgctggggcacCGCA ACACACCGAAGGCAGCTCCGGCCCAGACGCAGCGAGGAGGCAAAGGAAAAGCTTCATCGTTGGCCCTGAGCCAGCCCGAAGCCCTCAGCCCTGAGAGGCGCCAGGCCCTGGAGCGATACCTACAGCTGCGGAG TGCCGGCTGGATCCAGGACCGCTCCGGCAAGTGGGTGAAGGACGAGAACGCTGAATTCGACTCTGACGAAGATGAGCcacctgtgctgctgccagcctga
- the SCNM1 gene encoding sodium channel modifier 1 isoform X1 — protein MSFKREGDDPGQLGVLQKRRVADLLANYIPEDEALLLRSGRYACTVCAHRPIFDTLDVLTVHRAGKKHMGSLQRFYGRKRSLQDVAQKRQHEEEVQAEETGMQGSPAPLLARTRRIARNALLKAAPYSSCCRRTGVEGSSSRAGMTQTGLSAAPTLPSQKDGEAVDASPAALLLGHRSGRVDTPKAAPAQTQRGGKGKASSLALSQPEALSPERRQALERYLQLRSAGWIQDRSGKWVKDENAEFDSDEDEPPVLLPA, from the exons ATGTCCTTCAAGCGGGAGGGGGACGACCCCGGTCAGCTGGGGGTGTTGCAG AAAAGACGCGTCGCGGACCTGTTGGCCAACTACATCCCTGAGGAtgaggcactgctgctgaggagCGGGAG GTACGCCTGCACGGTGTGTGCCCACCGCCCCATCTTTGACACGCTGGATGTGCTGACGGTCCACAGGGCTGGCAAGAAGCACATGGGCA gccTGCAGCGCTTCTACGGCAGGAAGCGCTCGCTCCAGGACGTGGCCCAGAAGCGGCAGCATGAGGAGgaggtgcaggcagaggagacagGCATGCAG ggctCCCCAGCACCTCTTCTGGCACGGACGAGGAGGATTGCCCGGAATGCTCTGCTGAAAGCAGCTCCCTACAGCAGCTGCTGCCGGAGGACGGG GGTGGAGGGAAGCAGCTCGCGAGCTGGCATGACCCAGACAGGGCTGAGTGCCGCCCCGACGCTGCCATCGCAGAAGGatggagaagctgtggatgccagccctgcagccctgctgctggggcacCGCAGTGGGCGAGTGG ACACACCGAAGGCAGCTCCGGCCCAGACGCAGCGAGGAGGCAAAGGAAAAGCTTCATCGTTGGCCCTGAGCCAGCCCGAAGCCCTCAGCCCTGAGAGGCGCCAGGCCCTGGAGCGATACCTACAGCTGCGGAG TGCCGGCTGGATCCAGGACCGCTCCGGCAAGTGGGTGAAGGACGAGAACGCTGAATTCGACTCTGACGAAGATGAGCcacctgtgctgctgccagcctga
- the VPS72 gene encoding vacuolar protein sorting-associated protein 72 homolog, whose product MSLAEGRAPRRTAGNRLSGLLEAEEEDEFYQTTYGGFTEESGDDEYRGDQSDSDDEVDSDFDIDEGEEPASDQDESEPKRRRRIVTKAYREPLKSLRPKKTDIPSGSSQKPREVKSIPLELQDDVGDSRKHMRQSTTEHTRQTFLRIQERQVQSKRKKGGPNYDRPLTQEELLEEAKITEEINLRSLENYERLEADKKKQVQKKRKCVGPVIRYWSVTMPLIPEPGKEENVDVEGLDQDPQQAEATSAPAPASAGKCSRTFISFSDDETFERFFPKVKPPRLPVREICPVTHKPAVYRDPITDIPYSNIRAFKIIREAYKKYITAHGLPSAAASAALGATAPPGPDPNVRPTRQKIIIKQSVPTT is encoded by the exons ATGAGCCTGGCGGAGGGTCGCGCCCCGCGGCGCACGGCCGGTAATCGGCTCTCGGGGCTGCTGGAGgccgaggaggaggatgagTTCTACCAGACCACGTACGGCGGCTTCACCGAG GAGTCAGGCGATGACGAGTACAGGGGTGACCAGTCGGACAGCGACGACGAGGTGGACTCGGACTTCGACATCGATGAGGGCGAAGAACCCGCCAGCGACCAGGACGAAAGCGAGCCTAAGCGCCGCCGCCGCATTGTCACCAAGGCTTACCGG GAGCCCCTCAAGAGCCTTCGTCCCAAAAAGACGGACATCCCCAGCGGCAGCTCCCAGAAGCCACGAGAGGTGAAATCCATCCCCTTGGAGCTCCAGGATGACGTGGGAGACA GCCGGAAGCACATGCGACAGTCAACGACGGAGCACACGCGCCAAACCTTCTTGCGCATCCAGGAGCGGCAGGTCCAGTCCAAGCGTAAGAAGGGTGGCCCCAACTACGACCGGCCTCTGAcgcaggaggagctgctggaggaggccaAGATCACAGAGGAGATCAATCTCCGCTCCCTGG AGAACTACGAGCGCCTGGAAGCTGACAAGAAGAAGCAGGTCCAGAAGAAGCGGAAGTGCGTGGGGCCCGTTATCCGGTACTGGTCCGTCACCATGCCCCTCATCCCAGAGCCGGGCAAGGAGGAGAATGTAGATGTGGAAGG GTTGGACCAAGACCCGCAGCAGGCCGAAGCAACTtcagccccagctccagcttCTGCCGGGAAGTGCTCCCGCACTTTCATCTCTTTCAGCGATGACGAAACCTTCGAGCGCTTCTTCCCCAAAGTGAAACCACCGCGGCTGCCAGTGCGGGAGATCTGCCCCGTCACCCACAAACCAGCTGTTTACCGTGACCCCATCACTGACATCCCCTACTCCAACATCCGTGCTTTCAAAATCATCCGGGAGGCCTACAAGAAATACATCACAGCACACGGGCTGCCCAGCGCCGCTGCCTCCGCCGCCCTGGGGGCCACCGCTCCCCCTGGTCCTGACCCCAACGTCCGTCCCACCCGCCAGAAGATCATCATCAAGCAGAGCGTCCCCACAACCTGA
- the TMOD4 gene encoding tropomodulin-4: protein MTSYRQELEKYRDIDEDKILQELSAEELAQLDLELLEMDPENMLLPAGLRQRDQTQKSPTGPLDREALLQHLEKQALEAGERDDLVPFTGEKKGKPFVPKNPTREIPREEQITLEPELEEALANATEAEMCDIAAILGMYTLMSNKQYYDAICSGTISNTEGINSVVKPDTYKPVPDEPPNPTNVEETLQQIQANNGALEDVNLNNIKDIPIATLKAICEAMKTNTHVKKLSLVATRSNDPVASAVAEMLMENKTLQSLNIESNFITSTGMMNIIKAMYHNTTLSELKVDNQCQRLGDTVEMEMATMLEQCPSVVRFGYHFTQQGPRARAAIAITKNNELRRKQKKT from the exons ATGACGTCCTACCGGCAGGAGCTGGAGAAGTACCGGGACATTGACGAGGACAAGATCCTGCAGGAGCTGTCAGCTGAGGAGCTGGCACAGCTGGACTTGGAGCTGCTGGAGATGGACCCCGAG AACATGCTGCTGCCGGCGGGGCTGCGGCAGCGGGACCAGACACAAAAGAGCCCGACGGGGCCGCTGGACCGGGAggccctgctgcagcacctgGAGAAGCAGGCGCTGGAGGCCGGCGAGCGTGACGACCTGGTGCCCTTCACCGGCGAGAAGAAAG GGAAGCCCTTTGTGCCCAAGAACCCAACACGGGAGATCCCGCGGGAGGAGCAGATCACGCTGGAGCCCGAGCTGGAAGAGGCGCTGGCCAACGCCACTGAAGCCGAGATGTGCGACATTGCCG CCATCCTGGGCATGTACACGCTGATGAGCAACAAACAGTACTACGATGCGATCTGCAGTGGGACCATCTCCAACACAGAGGGCATCAACA GCGTGGTGAAGCCTGACACATACAAGCCGGTGCCGGATGAGCCCCCAAATCCCACCAACGTGGAGGAGACGCTGCAGCAGATCCAGGCCAACAACGGGGCTCTGGAGGACGTCAACCTCAACAACATCAAG GACATTCCCATCGCCACGCTGAAGGCCATCTGCGAGGCCATGAAAACCAACACCCACGTCAAAAAGCTCAGCCTCGTAGCCACCCGCAGCAATGACCCTGTGGCCAGT GCTGTAGCTGAGATGCTGATGGAGAACAAGACCCTGCAGAGCCTCAACATTGAATCCAACTTCATCACCAGCACCGGCATGATGAACATCATCAAGGCCATGTACCACAACACCACCCTGAGCGAGCTCAAGGTAGACAACCAG TGCCAGAGGCTGGGCGACACGGTGGAGATGGAGATGGccaccatgctggagcagtgccCCTCCGTCGTGCGCTTCGGCTACCACTTCACGCAGCAAGGCCCCCGCGCCCGCGCTGCCATCGCCATCACCAAAAACAACGAGCTCC gtcgcaagcagaagaaaacctaA